Proteins co-encoded in one Listeria ivanovii subsp. ivanovii genomic window:
- a CDS encoding GntR family transcriptional regulator — protein MKPTFHTDKPIYSQICDWMKKKMVTEEWKADDKLPSVREMGATLAVNPNTVSRAYQELERAGYIYAKRGMGSFVTSEKAVFEQLKNELAKAIAARFLEETESIGLDKQAAIELLSKWGAENDK, from the coding sequence ATGAAACCAACATTCCATACAGATAAACCGATTTACAGTCAAATATGTGATTGGATGAAAAAAAAGATGGTCACAGAAGAGTGGAAAGCAGATGATAAATTACCATCTGTCCGTGAAATGGGAGCGACACTTGCCGTTAATCCGAATACAGTTAGTCGGGCATATCAAGAGTTAGAACGTGCTGGTTATATTTATGCTAAACGCGGAATGGGATCATTTGTAACCTCAGAAAAAGCGGTTTTCGAACAACTTAAAAATGAACTAGCCAAAGCAATTGCCGCGCGCTTTTTGGAAGAGACAGAGAGCATTGGTCTAGATAAACAAGCAGCTATAGAATTACTATCAAAATGGGGTGCTGAAAATGACAAATAA
- the bglX gene encoding beta-glucosidase BglX yields MKQENLTALLTEMTLDEKIAQCLQLSPFLFKGAKKNAELTGPVLQEMKLTDAHTENAGSVLGSSSAEDMLGIQETYLKTNRLGIPLIFMADVIHGYKTVFPIPLALGCSFDRETVRTMAEVAALEATADGHHVTFSPMLDLVRDPRWGRVMESTGEDPFLNSELGKAMVAGYQGDASKLHENKANLAACVKHFAAYGAAEAGLEYNTVNMSTRELYQNYLPAYEAAIHAGAKLVMTAFNVVDGVPATMNKWLNRDVLRQGMNFDGVLISDWGAVAEVINHGTARNPAEAAQFSMEAGVDMEMMTTCYIHELKGLIEANKLSESLVDEAVSRILQLKNDLGLFEDPYRGLKGKSRQTDILTPENRRKSREAGLESAVLLENKQQILPLAETTKIALIGPLATSNDILGGWNVYGDEKDGINVETGLLEVFSELTTVSTDYTTLTAENKAEIEKAIQSAEVVVLALGEKNEWGGEAGSLATIRLPESQYDLAKYAQSFGKPVVITLFNGRPLEVKELAEASDALLELWFPGTEAGRVTADLLVGKSNPSGKLSMSFPQTTGQIPVYYNHLRTGRPQTEANKGERYVSHYLDIPNEPYYPFGYGKSYSEFEWKTAELPKQIQLGEPLEVKVTLKNKSGIAGKEVIQIYLQDVTATISRPVKELKAFEKVALQPGEEKTVAFELTSEAFSFYNHQLEKVQEPGLHRIFVGTSSEEVDTFELEVGEV; encoded by the coding sequence ATGAAACAAGAAAATTTAACCGCTTTATTGACGGAAATGACGTTAGATGAAAAAATTGCTCAATGTTTGCAATTATCTCCTTTTCTTTTTAAAGGAGCAAAGAAAAACGCCGAATTGACAGGGCCGGTGCTTCAAGAAATGAAATTAACAGACGCTCATACTGAAAATGCAGGTTCCGTTCTTGGGTCGAGTTCAGCAGAAGATATGCTCGGAATTCAAGAAACTTATTTAAAAACAAATCGACTAGGAATCCCGCTGATTTTTATGGCGGATGTCATTCATGGTTATAAAACTGTTTTTCCAATTCCACTTGCGCTTGGTTGTTCGTTTGACCGAGAAACCGTGCGGACGATGGCGGAGGTTGCAGCACTTGAGGCTACTGCGGACGGGCATCATGTCACTTTTTCACCGATGCTTGATTTAGTACGTGACCCTAGATGGGGCCGCGTGATGGAATCCACTGGGGAAGATCCATTTTTAAATAGTGAGTTAGGAAAAGCGATGGTTGCCGGGTATCAAGGTGATGCTAGCAAACTTCATGAAAATAAAGCGAACCTTGCTGCTTGCGTAAAACATTTTGCGGCATACGGAGCAGCTGAGGCAGGACTTGAATATAATACGGTAAATATGTCCACGCGCGAACTATATCAAAATTATTTACCGGCATACGAGGCAGCGATTCATGCGGGAGCAAAACTTGTCATGACTGCTTTTAATGTGGTAGATGGCGTTCCAGCGACAATGAACAAATGGTTAAATCGAGACGTTTTACGACAAGGAATGAATTTTGATGGAGTATTAATTTCTGATTGGGGTGCGGTTGCCGAAGTAATTAACCACGGAACTGCAAGAAATCCAGCAGAAGCCGCCCAGTTTTCAATGGAAGCTGGCGTTGATATGGAAATGATGACCACTTGCTATATCCATGAATTAAAAGGGTTGATTGAAGCGAATAAATTATCCGAAAGTTTAGTAGATGAAGCAGTTTCACGTATTTTACAATTAAAAAACGACTTAGGACTTTTTGAGGATCCGTATCGTGGTTTGAAAGGAAAATCGCGTCAAACGGATATTTTAACTCCTGAAAATCGCCGGAAATCACGGGAAGCAGGCTTGGAATCTGCTGTTTTACTAGAAAATAAACAGCAAATATTGCCGCTCGCTGAGACGACTAAAATTGCGCTAATTGGTCCGCTTGCTACTTCAAACGATATTCTTGGCGGATGGAATGTTTACGGGGACGAAAAAGACGGCATTAACGTTGAAACAGGCTTGCTGGAAGTCTTTTCTGAATTAACTACTGTAAGCACTGACTACACCACACTTACAGCAGAAAATAAAGCTGAAATTGAAAAAGCAATCCAGTCAGCAGAAGTTGTGGTGCTTGCGTTAGGTGAAAAGAATGAATGGGGCGGTGAAGCGGGAAGCCTTGCTACAATCCGTTTACCAGAATCACAATATGATTTAGCGAAGTATGCACAGTCGTTTGGCAAACCAGTTGTAATCACGCTTTTTAATGGCAGACCGCTAGAAGTAAAAGAATTGGCTGAAGCAAGTGACGCGCTGTTAGAATTATGGTTTCCAGGAACGGAAGCAGGTCGGGTAACGGCAGATTTATTAGTCGGCAAAAGCAATCCTTCTGGTAAATTATCAATGTCATTCCCACAAACCACAGGACAAATTCCGGTTTACTACAATCATTTACGAACCGGTCGACCACAAACAGAAGCAAACAAAGGCGAACGTTATGTTTCTCACTATCTTGATATTCCAAATGAACCTTATTATCCATTCGGTTACGGAAAAAGCTATAGTGAATTCGAGTGGAAAACAGCTGAATTGCCCAAACAAATCCAACTAGGTGAGCCACTAGAAGTGAAAGTGACCTTGAAAAATAAAAGTGGTATCGCAGGAAAAGAAGTGATTCAAATTTACTTACAAGATGTAACAGCTACTATTTCACGTCCTGTAAAAGAACTAAAAGCATTTGAAAAAGTAGCGCTTCAACCAGGTGAGGAAAAAACAGTTGCTTTTGAATTAACAAGTGAGGCATTTTCTTTCTATAACCATCAATTAGAAAAAGTGCAGGAACCCGGATTGCACCGAATTTTTGTTGGAACAAGTAGTGAAGAAGTGGATACTTTTGAACTGGAAGTGGGGGAAGTCTAG
- a CDS encoding Gfo/Idh/MocA family protein yields the protein MKLGIIGTNWITDAFIEGAINSGEWALTAVYSRTEEKAHAFGEKYGELTYFTDVEEMGKSNVLDAVYIASPNALHFEHAVSLLKNKKHVIVEKPIFSTVTELEYAHQIARENNVFLFEAARHIQEPNFKILQENLAKVGTIHGATLTYMKYSSRYDQVLNGEEPNIFSLKFSGGSIVDLGVYSLYSAITLFGEPVKSTYFATKLPTGVDGLGPIILEYPTFNITIIQGKNSQSFLPSEIYGQNGTLIVDPLTGIEKITYYDNATKEETELAGPIVANDMQFEAAEFARVIEQTDRDTYEYLADLSLKVLRVSNELRHQNDIWFDVEK from the coding sequence ATGAAACTTGGAATCATCGGAACAAATTGGATTACAGATGCCTTTATTGAAGGTGCTATTAATTCAGGTGAGTGGGCACTTACTGCTGTTTATTCAAGAACAGAAGAAAAAGCCCACGCATTTGGAGAAAAATACGGGGAATTAACATATTTCACTGATGTAGAAGAAATGGGGAAATCGAACGTACTAGACGCTGTTTACATTGCTTCCCCGAACGCCCTTCATTTTGAGCATGCGGTAAGCTTACTCAAAAATAAAAAACATGTCATCGTTGAAAAACCAATTTTTTCTACCGTTACAGAACTAGAATATGCCCACCAAATCGCTCGTGAAAATAATGTTTTCTTATTTGAAGCAGCACGCCATATTCAAGAACCTAATTTCAAAATATTACAGGAAAATCTTGCTAAAGTTGGTACGATTCATGGCGCGACACTAACGTATATGAAATATTCCTCCAGATATGACCAAGTTTTAAACGGTGAAGAACCAAACATTTTCTCTTTGAAGTTTTCCGGTGGTTCAATTGTTGATTTAGGGGTTTACTCACTTTATTCTGCAATTACTTTATTCGGTGAGCCAGTCAAATCGACTTATTTTGCGACAAAGCTACCAACTGGGGTTGATGGCTTAGGACCAATTATTTTAGAATATCCAACTTTTAATATTACGATTATTCAAGGGAAAAATTCCCAGTCTTTCTTACCAAGTGAAATATATGGTCAAAACGGAACACTGATAGTTGATCCGCTAACTGGCATTGAAAAAATTACTTATTATGACAATGCAACGAAAGAAGAGACCGAACTAGCTGGACCAATTGTAGCAAATGATATGCAATTTGAAGCAGCTGAGTTTGCTAGAGTTATCGAACAAACTGACCGTGATACATACGAATATTTAGCTGATTTAAGCCTAAAAGTATTGCGCGTCTCGAATGAACTTCGCCACCAAAACGATATTTGGTTCGATGTCGAAAAATAA
- a CDS encoding carbohydrate ABC transporter permease: MKQFLNKNTPYLFISPALFLLLLFSLLPIMLAFVISFTDIDLVGLADYSKINFIGFDNYVNIMQDPVFLKSIFNTLFYVIIGVPLVIICSLGIALMINFSQAKIFQFFRLIFYTPSITNVVAVAVVWSYLYNPRFGLLNYLLSFLDLGPVPWLQDPTIAKLSLIVLAVWRAIGVNMIIFLAALQGIPKEYYEAASLDGANSRQQLFKITVPMLRFAIFFVTVTTMIGWLQFFEEPFVMTEGGPLDSTNSVALFIYQNGFQLSKFGYAAAGSFILFIAIIIITLIQFRIQRKNNGGDI, from the coding sequence ATGAAACAATTTTTAAATAAAAACACACCCTATTTGTTTATTTCGCCAGCACTATTTTTACTTCTTCTGTTTTCGCTCCTACCAATTATGCTTGCTTTCGTTATTAGTTTTACTGATATTGATTTAGTTGGGCTCGCGGACTATTCAAAGATTAACTTTATTGGTTTTGATAATTACGTCAATATTATGCAAGACCCGGTATTTTTAAAATCCATTTTTAATACACTCTTCTATGTTATTATCGGGGTTCCGCTTGTTATTATTTGTTCGCTTGGTATTGCTCTTATGATTAACTTTTCACAAGCAAAGATTTTCCAATTTTTCCGCTTAATTTTCTACACTCCTTCGATTACAAACGTTGTCGCTGTGGCAGTTGTTTGGAGTTACTTATATAATCCACGGTTCGGTTTACTTAACTACTTACTTTCTTTCCTAGATTTAGGACCTGTCCCGTGGCTGCAAGACCCTACTATCGCAAAGCTTTCCTTGATTGTGCTGGCTGTATGGCGTGCAATCGGTGTTAATATGATTATTTTCTTAGCAGCACTTCAAGGCATTCCCAAAGAATACTATGAAGCGGCCTCCCTTGACGGAGCAAATAGTCGACAGCAGTTATTTAAAATTACCGTTCCAATGCTTCGTTTTGCGATATTCTTCGTAACGGTTACAACAATGATTGGTTGGCTGCAATTCTTCGAGGAACCATTTGTTATGACAGAAGGCGGACCACTGGATAGCACGAATTCCGTCGCCCTCTTCATCTATCAAAACGGTTTCCAACTTAGTAAATTTGGTTATGCCGCTGCCGGATCGTTTATATTGTTTATCGCGATTATTATTATCACGCTTATCCAATTCCGAATCCAGCGCAAAAATAATGGCGGGGATATTTAA
- a CDS encoding GH36-type glycosyl hydrolase domain-containing protein, which yields MTKLIEIKQVNFTAAFHQQGQLAWMKLNDIMLNQVIQNPLENRLSQIYVREHQKNNIVAYPLLNEGADVAFSETGVSYQGEVGPFSFNVQMQFHPQGWFYDVQVEGEAEFDLIYLQDLGLAEQAAVRTNEAYMSQYIDYHVTEDEAGFTIQARQNQPQNNQFPAIQMGASTKIIGYATDGFDIYGTNYKLTNQLAALTEADLPNRVYQYEFAQITLQTEKFQSSGATTFYGYVTENQPVASGAKHENIMKLKAPQAETDYRTVNKITRKKNIATPITGEPVSENWLQAKFPDRIQEEKQDGTILSFFTPNYAHVVTREKEAQLERPHGSILLDKVNLLNPETTLSATTYMYGAFLSQLVAGNTNMNKWNSHARNPLNILQTSGVRIYLEQDSKLRLLGVPSVWETGTNYSTWYYQLADDLITVQTTLTTASKEAYVTVKSEQGRAYKLVLTNQVTMGTNEYDTTVKKVIEDNVVIYYPANDSPILATYPALRFRVDGSYEMVTDESYFAEEFVGKAGLDVFVFEAANHATFHVQAKFTEEFAEIQSDLEVAIKEIRANYDEITAQFHLNHPSMAAEKLNLTVYWYAHQMLVHYASPHGLEQYSGAAWGTRDVSQGPFEFFLATGNKAVLRKLILTIYSHQYRDTGDWPQWFMFDKYTTIQQEESHGDVIVWPLKIIGDYLEMTGDTEILEEEIPFVDRTSKNFTNETSTLMKHIELTVQTIESRFMKGTALSNYGDGDWDDTLQPANAQLKKNMVSSWTVALTYQAFKRLAKYLPTGEKFATLATRVQTDFEQYMIGKTDVIPGFLYLEEGKAPVWMIHPEDKDTNIKYRLIPLTRSVIAELVNKEQAQRNFDIIDTHLLHPDGVRLMSEPAHYAGGVSTHFKRAEQAANFGREVGLQYVHAHIRYIESLAKIGDTNAWHMLEVINPINIQEVVSNATLRQSNTYFSSSDAAFLDRYQAQNEFSRVKEGSIPVKGGWRIYSSGPGIYLHQLISAVLGIRQTKDTFIFDPILPAELNGLECHLELDNYPLDITFELSDDAGILVDGEKQPLENEANPYRTGAIILPKKNLTSKCSQVTIKFQKNNRL from the coding sequence GTGACAAAATTAATCGAAATAAAGCAAGTGAATTTTACTGCTGCTTTTCATCAACAAGGGCAGTTAGCGTGGATGAAATTAAATGATATCATGTTAAATCAAGTCATCCAAAATCCGTTAGAAAATAGATTGTCACAAATTTATGTGCGCGAACACCAAAAAAACAACATTGTAGCCTATCCTTTATTAAATGAAGGAGCAGATGTTGCTTTTAGTGAAACTGGTGTTAGTTATCAAGGTGAAGTGGGTCCTTTTAGCTTTAACGTGCAAATGCAATTTCATCCTCAAGGTTGGTTTTATGATGTACAAGTGGAGGGAGAAGCTGAATTTGATTTAATTTATTTACAAGATTTAGGACTGGCAGAACAAGCAGCAGTGAGAACAAATGAAGCTTATATGTCTCAGTATATTGATTATCATGTAACAGAAGATGAGGCAGGTTTCACTATCCAAGCTCGTCAAAATCAACCACAAAACAATCAATTCCCGGCCATCCAAATGGGCGCTTCCACTAAAATTATTGGCTATGCAACAGACGGATTTGATATATACGGAACAAATTATAAGTTAACGAATCAATTAGCAGCTTTAACAGAAGCAGACTTGCCCAATCGGGTCTATCAGTATGAATTTGCCCAAATCACTTTACAAACAGAAAAATTCCAAAGCAGTGGAGCAACAACTTTTTATGGCTATGTAACAGAAAATCAACCAGTAGCTTCTGGTGCCAAACACGAAAACATAATGAAGTTAAAAGCACCACAAGCAGAAACGGACTACAGAACAGTCAATAAAATAACCCGCAAAAAAAACATCGCAACGCCAATTACTGGAGAACCAGTTTCAGAAAATTGGTTACAAGCGAAATTTCCAGACCGCATTCAAGAAGAAAAGCAAGACGGCACTATTTTATCCTTTTTTACACCTAACTATGCCCATGTAGTAACCCGCGAAAAAGAAGCGCAACTTGAACGCCCTCATGGTAGCATTTTACTTGATAAAGTGAATCTGTTAAATCCAGAAACGACACTTTCGGCGACCACTTATATGTATGGTGCCTTTTTATCTCAACTCGTTGCAGGGAATACGAACATGAATAAATGGAATAGCCATGCGCGAAATCCGCTTAACATTCTTCAAACAAGTGGAGTACGAATTTATTTAGAGCAAGACTCAAAACTCAGATTACTAGGGGTACCTTCTGTTTGGGAGACAGGGACGAACTACTCCACCTGGTATTATCAATTAGCGGATGATCTTATTACCGTTCAAACCACTTTGACAACAGCAAGTAAGGAAGCCTATGTTACTGTGAAGTCAGAACAGGGACGAGCATATAAACTTGTTTTAACGAACCAAGTTACTATGGGTACGAACGAATATGACACGACTGTTAAAAAGGTTATCGAGGATAATGTGGTTATTTATTATCCAGCTAATGATTCCCCGATTTTAGCTACTTATCCTGCGCTTCGTTTCCGTGTAGATGGAAGCTACGAAATGGTAACGGATGAAAGTTATTTTGCAGAAGAATTTGTTGGGAAAGCGGGACTAGATGTCTTTGTATTTGAAGCAGCAAATCATGCAACTTTCCACGTTCAAGCTAAATTTACAGAAGAATTTGCTGAAATTCAGTCGGATTTAGAAGTGGCAATTAAAGAGATTCGTGCCAATTATGATGAAATAACAGCGCAGTTTCATTTGAATCATCCGAGCATGGCAGCAGAAAAATTAAATTTAACTGTATATTGGTATGCGCACCAAATGTTAGTTCATTATGCCTCTCCACACGGTTTGGAACAATATAGTGGCGCTGCTTGGGGAACTCGTGATGTCAGCCAAGGTCCATTCGAATTTTTCCTTGCGACTGGTAATAAAGCTGTTTTACGCAAGCTGATTTTAACGATTTATTCGCATCAATACAGGGACACTGGCGACTGGCCGCAGTGGTTTATGTTCGATAAATATACTACAATCCAACAAGAGGAAAGCCATGGTGATGTGATAGTTTGGCCGCTGAAGATTATTGGTGATTATTTGGAAATGACGGGTGATACTGAAATTTTAGAAGAAGAAATTCCTTTCGTGGACCGCACATCGAAAAATTTCACTAATGAAACAAGCACGCTGATGAAGCATATTGAATTAACCGTGCAGACAATTGAATCACGCTTTATGAAAGGAACAGCACTGTCAAATTATGGGGATGGTGACTGGGATGACACACTTCAACCAGCCAATGCACAGCTTAAGAAAAATATGGTTTCCAGTTGGACTGTAGCATTAACTTATCAAGCGTTCAAACGTCTAGCCAAATATTTACCAACAGGAGAGAAATTTGCCACTCTAGCGACTAGAGTACAAACGGATTTCGAACAATATATGATTGGTAAAACGGATGTCATTCCCGGTTTCCTTTATTTAGAAGAAGGAAAAGCACCGGTATGGATGATTCATCCAGAAGACAAGGATACGAATATTAAATATCGCTTAATTCCACTAACTAGGAGTGTCATCGCTGAACTAGTTAACAAAGAACAAGCACAGCGGAATTTTGATATTATCGACACACATTTACTCCATCCCGATGGTGTCAGATTAATGAGTGAACCAGCGCATTATGCTGGCGGGGTAAGCACTCATTTTAAACGCGCCGAGCAAGCAGCCAATTTTGGTAGAGAAGTTGGTTTGCAATATGTTCATGCGCATATTCGTTATATTGAATCACTAGCTAAAATAGGTGATACCAACGCATGGCACATGTTGGAGGTTATTAACCCAATCAATATTCAAGAAGTCGTCTCAAATGCAACGCTGCGCCAAAGTAATACTTATTTTAGTAGTTCTGATGCAGCCTTTTTAGATCGCTATCAGGCACAAAATGAGTTTTCACGCGTAAAAGAAGGTAGCATTCCGGTAAAAGGTGGTTGGCGTATTTATTCAAGTGGCCCCGGAATCTATTTGCACCAATTAATTAGTGCAGTGCTCGGTATTCGTCAAACAAAAGATACGTTTATTTTTGACCCAATTTTACCAGCAGAATTAAATGGTTTGGAGTGTCATCTCGAGCTGGATAATTATCCGCTAGACATTACCTTTGAACTTTCAGATGATGCAGGAATTTTAGTAGACGGTGAAAAACAACCATTAGAAAATGAAGCGAATCCATATCGAACTGGAGCAATCATTTTACCTAAAAAGAACTTAACGTCAAAATGTTCACAAGTTACTATTAAATTTCAAAAAAATAACCGTCTGTAA
- a CDS encoding LacI family DNA-binding transcriptional regulator produces MVGIKDIAKKAGVSISTVSYALNGSPKVTEKTRKRIMTIANELNYIPNMAARTLKTRETKIIGVYLTNYGGIFYGTLLEGLTQTLYKHGYELIACSGTKTHRFLPEKMIDGAIILDANFPSEEIVNYAGRGHKIVVLDRELTHENVCQVLLDNKGGATLAIDYLSTNFTGDFYVVTGPEDSYDARVRLETAKQELARSGDKTAHIIEGDFSEASGENAAAIIAKNWKAPVSVFALNDNMAIGMYRYFAKTELEIGKDVRIIGFDNTDISEYLVPRLATIEYSKYKWGAVAADKLVALLEGGKAENEIIYTTRISGASVSDN; encoded by the coding sequence GTGGTAGGAATTAAAGATATCGCGAAAAAGGCAGGGGTTTCCATATCAACAGTATCCTATGCACTTAATGGCAGCCCGAAAGTGACCGAAAAAACGCGAAAACGAATTATGACCATCGCAAATGAATTGAATTATATTCCCAATATGGCAGCACGAACGCTAAAAACAAGAGAAACAAAAATTATCGGCGTCTATTTAACGAATTATGGCGGGATATTTTATGGGACGTTACTCGAAGGTTTAACACAAACGCTATACAAACATGGGTATGAACTCATTGCTTGCAGTGGTACAAAGACACACCGATTTTTACCTGAGAAAATGATTGATGGTGCGATTATTTTAGATGCCAATTTCCCTTCAGAGGAGATTGTTAACTATGCGGGCCGTGGTCATAAAATCGTCGTGCTTGACCGTGAATTAACACATGAAAATGTCTGTCAAGTATTACTAGATAATAAGGGTGGGGCAACGCTAGCAATTGATTATTTATCTACTAATTTTACAGGTGATTTTTATGTGGTTACTGGTCCAGAGGATTCTTATGATGCTAGAGTTAGGTTAGAAACGGCCAAACAAGAGTTGGCTCGTTCTGGGGATAAGACCGCGCATATTATTGAAGGAGACTTTTCCGAAGCAAGTGGTGAAAATGCCGCGGCTATAATCGCCAAAAACTGGAAAGCGCCTGTATCGGTATTTGCATTAAATGACAATATGGCTATAGGAATGTATCGTTATTTTGCGAAAACCGAATTAGAAATTGGCAAAGATGTACGGATTATTGGCTTTGATAATACCGATATTAGCGAATATCTAGTGCCACGCCTTGCAACGATAGAATATTCGAAATATAAATGGGGAGCTGTCGCAGCAGATAAATTAGTCGCACTTTTAGAAGGTGGAAAAGCAGAAAATGAAATAATCTATACTACTAGAATTAGCGGTGCCTCTGTTTCAGACAATTAG
- a CDS encoding ABC transporter ATP-binding protein has protein sequence MTNNLIEITGLTKKYRKRILLNNINLTLEKGKIIGLLGPNGAGKTTLLNAISGLLKPTSGNITLAMNKRIAYLPSEDFLPNMMIRDYFQIYLGFFPDFNSVKATEMIHSLGINVKENTKYLSKGNAAKVMLTLILCRDVDLYLLDEPFSEIDLISRDDIVKSIARFSKEDATLLITTHLIQDMEMMFDEIVLMKQGKIIDRKDTETLRDRNQKSVVTYYREVFGHA, from the coding sequence ATGACAAATAACCTTATCGAAATAACTGGACTAACGAAAAAATATCGTAAACGAATACTGTTAAATAACATTAATTTAACACTAGAGAAAGGAAAAATAATCGGCTTACTCGGACCAAATGGGGCAGGGAAAACAACGCTATTAAACGCGATTTCGGGCTTATTAAAACCAACGTCTGGCAATATTACCTTAGCCATGAATAAACGGATTGCCTATTTGCCCAGCGAAGATTTTTTACCAAATATGATGATTCGTGACTATTTTCAAATATATCTTGGTTTTTTTCCGGACTTTAATTCGGTAAAAGCGACTGAAATGATTCACTCGCTCGGTATTAATGTTAAAGAAAACACCAAATACTTATCTAAAGGGAACGCAGCAAAAGTAATGCTAACCCTAATTTTGTGTCGGGACGTGGATCTTTACTTACTCGATGAACCTTTTTCAGAAATTGATTTAATTTCGCGCGATGATATCGTTAAAAGTATTGCTCGTTTTTCAAAAGAAGATGCAACACTACTCATTACAACACATTTGATTCAAGATATGGAAATGATGTTTGACGAAATCGTTTTGATGAAGCAAGGTAAAATTATTGACCGTAAAGATACCGAAACGCTTCGAGATAGGAACCAGAAATCAGTTGTTACTTATTATCGGGAGGTATTTGGACATGCTTAA
- a CDS encoding sugar ABC transporter substrate-binding protein has translation MKKKMFALLALLLSLSLVLMACGSKDDANSSDSKVLNVWAMGDEAKSLKELALKFTKETGIEVKVQVIPWANAHDKLLTAVASKSGPDVVQMGTTWMPEFVEAGALLDITKDVEKSKNMNSDLFFPGSVKTTQFDGKTYGVPWYAETRVLFYRTDLLKKVGYAEAPKTWDELSDAALKLSKRGKDMYGFAVDPNEQTTGFIFGRQNGSPLFDKNDQPVFNKAPFVGAVSYLDSFIKNGSAPDTDLGLDASQSFGGDGIVPMFMSGPWMVNTLKDTAPDIDGKWATAVLPKKENNMSSLGGANLSIFKYSDKKEDALKFMDYMSQPDVQLSWLKDTNSMPARMDAWEDDMLKNDPYYKVFGEQMKTAEPMPLIPQFEEIAQLYGKSWEQIYRGGADVQTQMDTFNDQVETLLKK, from the coding sequence ATGAAAAAAAAGATGTTTGCACTATTAGCTTTGTTGTTATCACTTAGTTTAGTTCTTATGGCGTGTGGGTCAAAAGATGATGCAAATTCAAGCGATTCTAAAGTATTAAATGTTTGGGCTATGGGAGATGAAGCCAAATCTTTAAAAGAGCTAGCACTGAAATTCACAAAAGAAACGGGCATTGAAGTAAAAGTTCAAGTTATTCCTTGGGCAAACGCACATGACAAGTTACTGACTGCGGTAGCTTCCAAATCTGGTCCTGATGTTGTCCAAATGGGTACAACGTGGATGCCTGAATTTGTCGAAGCTGGTGCATTACTGGATATTACAAAAGATGTAGAAAAAAGTAAAAATATGAATTCCGACTTGTTTTTCCCTGGTTCAGTGAAAACAACTCAATTTGATGGAAAGACTTATGGTGTTCCATGGTATGCAGAAACCCGCGTGCTCTTCTATCGTACTGATTTACTGAAAAAAGTTGGTTACGCTGAAGCGCCAAAAACTTGGGATGAACTATCAGATGCTGCTTTAAAACTTTCCAAACGCGGCAAAGATATGTATGGATTCGCAGTAGATCCTAATGAACAAACGACTGGTTTCATTTTCGGTCGTCAAAATGGTTCTCCTTTGTTTGATAAAAATGACCAACCAGTTTTCAATAAAGCGCCTTTTGTTGGTGCTGTTTCTTACCTAGACAGCTTCATTAAAAACGGTTCAGCTCCTGATACTGATCTTGGTTTAGATGCTTCTCAAAGTTTTGGCGGTGACGGTATCGTTCCAATGTTCATGAGTGGCCCTTGGATGGTTAATACATTAAAAGACACGGCACCTGATATTGACGGCAAATGGGCAACTGCGGTTTTACCTAAAAAGGAAAATAACATGTCTAGTCTTGGTGGAGCCAATCTTTCTATTTTCAAATATAGTGATAAAAAAGAAGATGCTTTGAAATTCATGGATTACATGAGCCAACCTGACGTGCAACTTTCTTGGTTAAAAGATACGAACTCGATGCCTGCTCGTATGGATGCATGGGAAGATGATATGCTCAAAAACGACCCTTACTATAAAGTATTCGGCGAACAAATGAAAACAGCTGAACCAATGCCGCTAATTCCTCAGTTTGAAGAAATTGCTCAACTATACGGTAAATCTTGGGAACAAATTTATCGTGGTGGTGCGGATGTACAAACACAAATGGATACCTTTAACGATCAAGTAGAAACGCTTCTTAAAAAATAA